The following DNA comes from Ammospiza caudacuta isolate bAmmCau1 chromosome 15, bAmmCau1.pri, whole genome shotgun sequence.
GGCTGGTGATGAAGTAGGATATCCCAATGACCATGGAGGTCTGGGGTAAGTCAGTGGTCAAAGCCACGATAGTGGCCAGGTGGAAGGGGGTCCAACAGAAGAGGAACACAGCCAGGACTATGAAGACCATGATGGTGACTTTCTTCTTGGCTTTGTCCAGGGCTCTGGCATTGGAGTTCAGGTGCATGTTCCTCAGCTTGTAGAGCATCATGGTGTACAGGATGCAGATGGTGGATACTGGAATGGCAAAGCCAAGGATGAGGGTGTAGATCCTGCTGGCTTTGAACCAAAACCTCTCAGGCTTGGGGAAATTGAGACCACAGCTCTTGATCTCCAGGTCGTCAGTGTAGACATTGGCAAAGATGATGAAAGGGAGGACTATGATGGTGACCAGGATCCAGATGCACAGGCTGACAATCCTGGCTGCTCGGTACGTGCGGTGGGGCATCCTCTTGGACCTGACCGTAGCCAGTACCACCAGGTACCTGTCTATGCTCATCACTGTCAGGAAATAAATGCTGGAGAAGATATTGTAGTGGTCTATGGACAAGATGACCTTGCAGAGGATTTCTCCGAAGGGCCAGTAGCGGAGGAGGTGCTCTGCAATATTGATGGGCAAGACAAGGGTGAACAAGTCATCAGCGATAGCGAGGTTCAGGATGAACATGTTGGTCACAGTCTTCATCTTGGGGGCCTTGAGGATCACGTAGATGACAGCAGTGTTGCCCGTGAGCCCCACAGCACAGATCACAGAGTAGATCACAGGCAGGACAACATAGAAATCAGCTGCCTGCTCTTGGAGGGTGAAGTTGAACCTCATGCTGTTTTCCAGGTAGCAGCTGTTGCCTGCGTTACTGCAGGAGCTGTTCAGATCATCCCAAAAGGAGATGTTTCCCATGACTATTGATCACAGACCACCCTCAGATACCACTGAAAGCCTCACTAGCCCAGAAGTGAGaggctttttgtttggttgggatATTTTCCCCCTCCTGTGAGAAGCAGCTGTTACCTCATTTAGATGCAGCTTATTTTCAAAGGTGAGTTGTGAGGCTTCTTGGACCACCTAACTTACCTCTCCCCCCTGTTGGAGAAGTTAGATTTTGAAGTGAtgatgggagaaaaaaatgtttggaaGACATAAGTCTCCATGAACCAAGAAAACAAGAGAATAATGACTTTCTAAATAAATCAAGGAACTCTTCTTTCTGAGAGCATTCCCGGTGAGCTTTGGCTTTTCTTGGCTGGGGGAGTTGAGCGGCTCCTGTTCAGCTGTCTGCAGTGAGAGCTCTTTTGGGGCTGACAGGAACAAGGAGGCAGAAGGGGGAATTTCGTGCCTGGCTGGCTGTTCACAGCCGTTGGAAGACCGGAGGGATGGCTGCAGTTTCTCTGGCACAGCTCTTGCTTTCCGTGCTGGAGCAGAAGCGTTCCAGTGGTTAATTAGCGCCTGCCTTTGTGTCGGAGTTCAGGCTCTTCATGGGCTGGGATTTCACAAACAATGAAGAAGTTTCTGACACTGCTACTCCCCACTCCCAGGGTCCCCTAGTAaaagaaggaggggaaaaaatagttcAGGGAGTATTTCTGAAATTAACGGTTAAAGGGGATTACCCTGCAATCAAAGTACACCTTTAAGCAAGGGTGGGTTATGAACTCACTCTGAAAACCATCCCCAGTACAAACAACTGGCAGCACCCCAAATTTGGCACAGACGGACAGACAAACCTGTACATCTCAGAAGTTCAGGATTAATcggggaagagagagaaaagtacCCTGAAAGCAAATCCACTTTAGAGACACAGCGGGAATCATCCCACCTGTAGCAGTCACCACATCCATCACTATTGCCTGACCCATACTTCCAAGAATTCCTCCACAGGGAATGAACAAAAACCCGATCCCTACCCCCCCACCGTGAAGATCAAAGGTTTGGCAATCGGTCccgggctctgcagagagaagtGCCTCACTTCTTCTGCCTTTTGTTGTCGCACGGCAATAAAGTGAGCGGGACTGCCGGCGCTGGGGATGGGGAGTGAAGCGTCCCTTAcctgggaagcagctcctctgcctcctccagcacctgctgctcGCACTGGTGAGCCTCTTCCCTCCGATCCGAGCTGGAGGAGGGTCTCTGGGCTGCTGACGTACCGGGATTTGCAATTAGATCAACACGATGCTTCTGTGTGTGCGTGTTGTGTGTCTGGCCAATTAGCACTTGCTCGGATCGGGGAAGGGGGGAAACAAGGGTTTTCTCTCTGCAGGGTTATTGAAATAGTAAATACGGTGGACGTTTCCTTCAGGAATGAGGGAGATGTGGAGGGACACAGGCAGCACCCAGGACTGGCTGAGTGAGGGATGAAAGGATGGGAAGCAGGGGGTTAAACTGCTTCAAT
Coding sequences within:
- the NPBWR2 gene encoding neuropeptides B/W receptor type 2, which gives rise to MGNISFWDDLNSSCSNAGNSCYLENSMRFNFTLQEQAADFYVVLPVIYSVICAVGLTGNTAVIYVILKAPKMKTVTNMFILNLAIADDLFTLVLPINIAEHLLRYWPFGEILCKVILSIDHYNIFSSIYFLTVMSIDRYLVVLATVRSKRMPHRTYRAARIVSLCIWILVTIIVLPFIIFANVYTDDLEIKSCGLNFPKPERFWFKASRIYTLILGFAIPVSTICILYTMMLYKLRNMHLNSNARALDKAKKKVTIMVFIVLAVFLFCWTPFHLATIVALTTDLPQTSMVIGISYFITSLSYANSCLNPFLYAFLDDSFRKSFRKLLECRTS